The following proteins are encoded in a genomic region of Nerophis lumbriciformis linkage group LG23, RoL_Nlum_v2.1, whole genome shotgun sequence:
- the LOC133622603 gene encoding ras-related protein Rab-9A-like: MTSKLPLFKVVLLGDGGVGKSSLMNRFVADKFDSHLFHTIGVEFLNKELDVDGQSVRLQIWDTAGQERFRSLRTPFYRGSDCCLLTFSVDDAQSFCNVANWKKEFTFYADLQEPDKFPFVVLGNKVDTSGRQVSGADARRWCRDNGGLLYFETSAKDATNVASAFEEAVRLVLRQDERPDHLIHTNTVDLKKRSYSDSSCC; this comes from the coding sequence ATGACCTCCAAGTTGCCCCTGTTCAAGGTCGTTCTCTTAGGCGACGGCGGCGTGGGAAAATCGTCCCTCATGAACCGCTTCGTCGCCGACAAGTTCGACTCCCACCTCTTCCACACCATCGGCGTGGAGTTCCTCAACAAGGAGCTGGACGTGGACGGCCAGAGTGTCAGGCTGCAGATCTGGGACACGGCGGGACAGGAGCGCTTCCGCAGCCTGCGCACGCCGTTCTACCGCGGCTCCGACTGCTGCCTGCTCACCTTCAGCGTGGACGACGCGCAGAGTTTCTGCAACGTGGCCAACTGGAAGAAAGAGTTCACCTTCTACGCCGACCTCCAGGAGCCCGACAAGTTCCCCTTCGTGGTGCTGGGCAACAAGGTGGACACAAGCGGGCGACAGGTGTCGGGGGCGGACGCGCGGCGGTGGTGCCGCGACAACGGCGGGCTTCTCTACTTCGAGACAAGCGCCAAGGATGCTACCAACGTGGCGTCGGCCTTTGAAGAGGCAGTTCGTCTGGTTCTCAGGCAGGATGAGCGACCTGACCACCTCATCCACACCAACACGGTGGACCTGAAGAAGAGGAGTTACTCCGATTCCAGCTGCTGCTGA